The segment tgagcacgacacataggaaactgacttctcaaataacattatagatatatatataatgcaaCTCTCTCAATCAAACATCAATATGACATCTAGCAagcaaaatttgaaataataagaAGTGATGAATACATAACACATGTTAAGGATACTGGAAAACATAGGGGCCATTTTCAACGGACCTAGCTTCATTCCCACCTCTGGGAAGCGTCTTAATCAGAGACATGCCCTGTTCCTTATATATTCCATTATCTTGTAAGTCACGTCCATCATATAGACCCTCTGCTAGAGGCAACCCATCTGCAATGCGAGCTATAAGTGTCATTTTCATCATCTTTGCCTTGTTCCTTCTTCTTCAATGCCAAAACTCACTgcaaaatatccaaaaaaacataaataaattttccaaaacaAGGATATGAATCTTTGCAACCCAGCaattgaaaaagaagaagaagataatgtaTGTCAACCAAGCGTGACTAAGGTAAAGCAGAGATAATCAGTGCGAAAAATCAAaacttcaaaaagaaaaaaaactcaattttgttttcattagaTTCACTGAAAACGGAAGGGAAATTTAGGAAAAAAGAACTAAATACTTATGATTTTGTCCCCTTAGAACAATTTTACTAATACTTGTCCCACTAGAACAAACTATAATGAAAACCCAAATAAGTCCTTCCTAATTGTTTTGATGAATCGATtaataatgtaaaaaaatatgtgataaataaaatatatctttaataTGATATTAACCATAgtaaaacgtaaaaaaaaaacaaaatcatcaaTCTCGTGTTCTCTCTCCACCATTTCTCCAACGGAGGTCGAGAAAGGCGATTCCCGTGTTCACCATCATCTCCGTTGGTGCGTCTTCGTTCGCCGGCGAGGATCTCCGTTCCGGCGTGACATCTCTTCTTTCTCCTTCATCCTTTCTCCCTCCGTGgtatttttctctttctctccttGTTTTTCCTCCTTCTCGATGAACTCTAAGTAACTTTGTTTTCTCCGACAGCCTAAATCGGACTTGACATGAACAAAATCAAAGCTTCAATCACCAAATAAGAACAAGACGGTCTTCTATCTCAATCTCGGTCCCTCTTTCCCCAAAAtcgaaggttagggtttgagatCCCCTTTtcgattttgaattttttttttgatgtgcATGTATTGGGTATATATTGATGTGCATGTATTGTTCATAGTGAGTACAAAATTGATggattttgtgattttttttgtgcTTCTTGTGATCTCTTTGGTCATTCTTTTGTGTACAATTGAACATGTTAAGTTGATTTTAGTTACTGCTAGGAGTTTTGTTGTAATTAGTGTTTCAATTCATAGTGAGTAATAAGTTAAATTTTGAGTTATATGTTGTTTGTGATCGGGTTTGATTGTACTTGTGTCCAAAGTAAGTAATCTACCTCCatttttttcatcaatatgAAATTTCCAACCGTTTCTTCCCGATGatttccaaaaaccagaatagaCATAGATGTGCATTTTTGAAGATTTGATTGGCAAAAGTTTGGGAGAACTATGAAAAGGAGAAGAAGCCACACGTTTTTTTCAAAACAGTGGTTGGCAACAATGAACTGAGAATTAGggaacaaatttttaaaaaggaaataaaaagatttaataGATTTAAGTAATATTTTGTGAGTTATTTCCTAGATTTTCGGATTTGGTTACGAATCCGGTAGAACGTACTTTCTACAACTGGTAGAATATGGATGAATAAGTAGATAGTGAATACAGAGAAAGTAGACAAATGAGAATTTAGAAGAAAGTATATTCTTCGAATGAAGACATAAGAACATTTATTAGGGCTTATGATCTACCAGTTATTCAGACAAGAgtataaaatatagattatgTACTCTACCATATGTTTTTGGTGTATTTCGCAGTCTACCATGTGTTGATCGTTGTGGTTGTAGTAGATTACATAATCTGAAGCGTTGTAGATGGTAGATCTGATATATTTACACCTTTAGACCATTTTTCAAATTGTTATtccaaatgtttttttataaaaaagttatttttcatatatacacaTACTTGAGTACTTcatgtttcatatttttctttattttttggctttctaaattaatttatatgaattttataacCTTGATGGGTAATAGAAGTCCAAAGGTAGAATTGATTTTGTTCTAAGGGGATAAAGTCTTAAATTTTTAGTTCTCTTTTTCCAAATTTCCCAAAAAGGAAACGTATGCTTATGTATTAAACATACTGTACCTTTTTGCATATTACTAGACTTGGTACTAATTTTTTAGTATTACAtatcaaatttcagaaaatgcATGAACGAAATATCAATAACCCGGGTTGATAAGAAAAATGTGATTTCACCTCTTTGCCGAGAATCCAAGCATTGTAAATAGTTTATTCTACCGTGAATTGAACCCGGGTGGCGGTAGATACAGCCATAACCCCTTTACCATTACGCCAACTCAACGTTGGTAAAGAGTTTTGTGAGGAAGCAACGCAACATTGTAAGTAGTTTGTATTTGCATGATTTGTTAATTCATTAAACCAAAACTTGAGGTTTAATGTGGACAGAACCAAACCAATTCAACTGGGTTTCTCCTTATTCGACAACAGTGAAGGATCAATCAGCGGAACCTGGGAGGTCAATTTCTCGGACTCCGACGAGACAGAGGATCCTTGCAACGAGAAATCCATCGCCTTCCTCAAGCGCAACGGACTCGATTTAAAGAGAATCAGAGAGGAAGGAGTTGGTATCAAAGATTTCTTCACAGAGTTTACTGAGATGATTATagatgaagaagacaagaagaagatgaattgGGTTACTTCCGATGGATCGTACGATTTAGGTTATATAATTCAAAGCATGACCGGACGTGAAAGTCTTCCCGACACATCACACGGGTTTCAAGAAACAGTTCAATAACTTTTAGGGTTAACTTTTGATGTCAAGAAACTTGCGGGACAGAGAGGACTCAACAGTTGTTCCGGGTTGCAAAGATTAGCCGACGAGCTTGGCATCAGACGTGTAGGAGAAGCGCATCATGCTGGCTCCGACAGCCAACTGACGGCTCGTGTGTTCACTAACATAAACCTCACCTTGTCTCGTGACCTAAAGCGAAAGCGGGAACATGAGGATCTGCAACATCAACGAGAGATTGTGAGGATAAGGGGGGAATGTGACCGATTGGTACAACATTTTCTTATGCAGCAGCAAGTGATGGAACAAGAGATTCTTATGCCAAGAAGATGTTATGGACCGGTCCATCCACCTAGACCGATGATTATGTATGCTCATCATCCATCTCCCCGTGGCTACTTTGTAGTGCCGGTGGCACCTCAATTGTCAAACTATCTTTGATCGATGTCAATGAATTCAGAAAAGTGAAACATTCATCTTTCTTTACCATAATAGTTCAATTACTGTGTGTATATATTGTCATATCTTtcttttaaatacaaatattaacttCTCTCATTGAAGCTTCTTTGTTTACATTCTTTCAACTCAATTTTCTAATTGCAACACGGTAATAATACTTCCAATGTAGTAGTTCTCAACACTTTCAAATATTAACATGTTTTTACCAACCCTGAACCTCAGAGACAATGTACTAGTGTAATAGCCTCTAAGCTGGAAAGATTTGAGAAAGATGTCCACGTTTTTGACTCCCAAATTTCTTCATACAAGTAGTCCTCTGTCCACGTTCTACGTAGCTAAAGCCTCAACAAAATTGGGTGGCTCTGTTCGTTTGCCTCTTCCATTATTACTAGGAAGGAAGGCTACGCTGATATACCTTCGCCTCCTCGGAGGTACAAAGATATTTGGCCGCTTCGCCTCACCATCCCTCCAAAATCAGGGTTTAAATATTTAGGGCTTATTGAAATCCTAGCTTAGAAATTGATAAAGTAGAAAGCTTTATCAAAACTTTTATTAGCTGTCGATTGATAGATCACTGTAGTAATGGACCGTCTTTGATTCAAGATTTTTCTGCAAGATTCGCATGGGTTTGCATTTCTGATTGAAATTAGAGCTTATATAGTGATAAAGCACAAAGCTTTCTTGAACTTTTTGGTGATCCTAATGCCTTAGTTTTTGCTTGATAGATCTTATAACCTTTGATGGTTTTAGTTTGACCAATGTTGCCCAGCTTTATGCCATTACTAGCTTTTTGAAATGCAAACCATAACATGATCAGGAACTTCTTTCATAATCTtcttagtttttgttttttgtttctccTGCTAAAGCATATTGCATGTAATGTGTCAGGGATACATAGATGATGATGTAATGTAGTCATGTATGTGGAGGCCTAGATGATGATGTGATGTAATGATGATAAACCTTGATTTACTGTCTCTAGTGATACACAGACTTTGACTCATAATACTCTTAGCTTGTTTGTGGACAAACTTTTCTCCCACCTCTGATTAGGTTTTTGCTAGTATTCTCTTTTCATCAATGGATGCATATATGATGGTGTAATGTAGTAGGCATGTAAGATTGTTACATTGATACCTCTGTTCATCAAGGTTTGTTTCTCGAATCGTTTTTTTTATTCGTGATCATGGAAATACTAGTTTCATTTAACTCGTCCATGGAAATCTTTTTGTGGGCTGTGTGATAAGCTGTTGATATCTGTGTAACCTTATTTTTACATGAGCGTTGAAGTTACAATCATTGCCTTTTCTTTAGGACTAAGAAGAAGGACATAGAAGAGCCTACAAGTGAAGAGATTGCTGCTAAATCAGATTCAGTCGCAGCTCCTGTTACCATTGAAAAGCATGTGTCTTCTGCAGTGACTTCGGTTGCTGAGCCAGTGGTGGTCAAGGCATGTGAGCCAATAACGGAGAAGCAACAACGTGAGCTCTTCAAATGGACGTTGGAGGAGAAACGGAAAGTAAAACAGAAAAAcgcagaagagaagaagaggattGATGAAGAAAAAGCGATTCTGAAACAGTTCATAGGATCCAACACCATTCCTACTCTCTGATTAAATTTCAGTTTCTGTTGATttggttttagttatttttgtggatgttttgcttttttggaggaaaaaatgaTCAGTTTGAATATTTAAACAATAACTTTGGAAAAAATATCAGTTTGAATATTTAAACAGTAACTTGTGTTTCTGTAGATAATTAGAAAAGAGGAGTGGTGAAATATAActattaatctattttttttttgtttcatctaAATGAGTGGTAAATTAgcctctgatttttttttcttaagagtATGCTCAACATTCCATAATTACTCTTTCTTAGAgtcaagtctttttttttaattacatagactcgacaaccgacaatactataTACCTTATGAGGATTTACTTCTGACtagatttacttgcaccatgttgaagataTCTTGTAAACATTTCTTCCTTTCTGCatataattgtttaataaatcGTTTTCTCCGGGACTTAAAACCTGAATTTCCTGTAATCTGCAAGAAATTGTATAGTCTAGAATTCGAATCCTAGATCTGAGTGTAGAAACCTTTAAACTTTAACCATTAGGTTATACAAGTTAAGTCTATTATAgccatattatattttcaacttTATTAtgaactagatcatgacccgctcgaccgagcgggaatcaaacttttttatctttatttgtactaaatgttatatatgattgcaagtgtattaatataaaattttgataaataacaatgtgtactaatgtgtttaaataagcaatgtgtttaattactatatttgatttttaaaatttatgataatgtaaagtagattttttatatattattttaaatatatagtgctatattttgtattttcaatatttatcatacaaaatttacattggggtattatttatatgaaaatatgtataacataatatacttatatattatataaacatatctacgattttcgcAAAGGCCATGCGTAcacgcacgggttttatttttaaaatgtattctgtattgtttagttttatgtagtatcgagtttgtataattcaattttgtgtttaaagaacaataccaaaactgtctttcgtatgtaaaaataatattttgcaagcgcgagttatgtctttttattgtaacacaaaatttgatataaaacttatgtttttgtacattacgaagtttaattttttaaaataattattacataatttgaaATTGAATTTTATCCCTGaggtataatatattttatcagtAATGGTTCAatgcattttcgatatatattatatttcagtttggtttgtttttagtattattgtataagtataatactatacaatattactatattctatataatatataaagctatgtgttatttattttagaaagtagattaggcccaaggTAGTTAAAAATAGTGaaatctttatgtatgtgtctatgatttatctacctaatgtagtgaaaattaatatggccaatgaaagtatacttatcaatttaaaatgaattgtatagggtaattctagtaagattaatatttttagtattcttagtatctatcttatttaaatcgatatgtaataaatgtgaaactatatatggaatatggacaaaaaagaactgtatttaaggaaatacaaatgcaaagttagactatggtacgtattatgtATAAGGAatgagatatttaatttaaatatatgaggtgcACCTTTAAAATCTacatagaagaagttgtaatgtttctgattaataagatagattaaaaatttctttaaaacTAGAGTACCTATATTTAGGGGTGTTAGTGGTAGTTAGATTTATAGAAAGtttgttgattttaaaaatactgaGATTTGTTGAATTTGGAAAGAGTCGGAGAGAATTTTTCATATTGTGATAAtcaatgaaaataaatagttatattgATTTTAAGAATCTAAAGAATATATGTAGTATTCTCAAATCTTGTTAGTTGagttaaatgattaaaaatacacCTCTCAATAACACTATCTTTAATGGATTTATAGAATCATAAGATacgaatatttttaataacaattgatttttttatagaattacAAAACAGCAacccaataacactagattttattAGGATTGTAAGaatctataaactaataaaccAAGAGTTTTTAAATTCTTATAGTCATTATAAATGTCACTACTAACATCCCCTTATTATTCcggtttcttattttttattttattttgaaatagaaaTGGAATGGAGTTATATTAAAATGGGGAAAGTtcttattttctaataaatttgattccatttataaaatttacatttaaaaatatcaattttcataaatactttaagtttgtgattaagaagattaAACTTAACATcataaatcattataaatatttatgagttatttatataagtttataaaCCTAATCAACCATATAAATACAAAACTctaaaaaataatcaacaaaCTCTAAATTCAAATGTTTGAGTATTTTTTAGcgaaagtatttttgaaaatgttattCAATTTATAGTATTTCAAGAAATTTCTCGATTATAATCCAGTTTTATTTTGAAGTAACGATGAATAATACATTACAGAAGATTTGAGTATGAAAATCGATTAAAAACTTTGAAGTGTATAATCAATGTCAAATTAGCTATGCAACTATactgaattttatattaaagtaAAGTCCTTGTTACTTCAATATATTATTCATTGCTACTTCAAAAACAACAAggattaattacaaaataacatATTCATTTGGTATTCTCGCATCCTAAAACAACAAGGATTAAGTACAAAAACTTGTCATGTGACTGAACCAAGTTTCTGAACAGAGTTTAATGCCATAAACagtataaaaataacatatttgttTGGTATTCTTGCATCCTAAAATTACAAGAATTATTAAGTACAAAAACTTGTATAAATCACCAAAGTACAAGGTCATAGATGAATATGTTAATGCTATAACAGTAGCATATATATCTGTTGATATTATTTGTAATCTAAACAAGGATTAAGATTGTCTAAAATCATAGTAACTGTCAACATGAACATGATTATATACTGACATTCTCGCATCCCAAAACAACAAGGTTTTTGTACAAGAACTTGTCAAAAATCACAAAGGACAAGCTCATAGCGACTATCTTAGTGGTACAAAACACCAGCATGATCATGATTCGTCAGTCACTCCCATTCTTTCAATGGCTGGTCTTGCTTTCTCAACTAGTAGAACTGAGAGTTTGAAGAAGGCTAATGAGCTTCTGACGAATCAGGAAGGTATCAAATTGCACTCAGGTAAACTTTCCCACATACCTCTAATTTACTCATACAAAATTAATGttatgttttcttataaataaaaagaagctTGAATGCTGTCTAGGCTGAGGCAGAGATGTGAGTTCCAAGAACTTGAAGTCCAGAAGTCTGTGGAGAAAGCACAAGAAGCAATGAAACTGGCATCAGAGAGAACTGCCAAATCAGAAGCTGCAAAAGAAGTTATAAAATCTCTCACAGCACAGGTTACTTTCTTATCTATGTTTCTTCTCTTAAaccatcttttttttgttttttttttgttttgtcatcGACTTGAGTATAGACTCATACTGACTCGATGAACCATGCTGGTAACTCTGTATCCATATGAACAACAAAAGACGATTGAATCCTAACACTTCGTGCTAGCTTATCGGCCATCGTGTTTTGCGTCCGTGGAACATTAATGATCTCTGAGTTCATGAAACTTTGTTGCAGAGTCTTGATATCCTctaaataacttgcaaaagcgGACCATTCTTATGGTTCTAAAaacatcttcaccaattgagaacaatccgctGCAAAAGTAACCTGCATCTGgcgtaaattcctcatacactccattgcccatATCAACTCCCCCGTAGCGGAGATAAACTAGCCCTTACATTCCTTGTTCCCATCAATCCCTGAAAAGCCTCTAGTGTACTATACCAATCTTGTTCAGAAAAACAGTCATTGTCTTTCCATGACCATCATTGCAACACCACCGTCCTGCAATAGGTGATGCGCTTAGGGTCTCAACAGGTTGCGTTGTTATCCTGGTGTTCCTCACATGTGCCTCCTTCCAAAGGGCTGCTTCAGTTTCTGCCAATTTTAATATATCCCTGGGATCTATCCAGATTACTAAAAACCTTATTGTTTATTCCTTTCCAACTATACCATAATATCCATACAAATCGATGATCCTCAATCTCCGGTTGGACGTGCCAAAAAAGATGGTCCATGTTCGTAAATAGGGAACAAGTGGGGAATGTAGCTGAGTTTAAAGGGTTATGTGAGAGAGCCCAAACTTAACGCGCTGGTGGGCACTCAAAAAAAACATGGTTCATTGATTCCTCTGACGCTCCATATCTGTCACAGCATATATCCCCTTGCAGTCCTCTTGCTTGCAAATTTTTCCTAACAGCAATGCATCCCGATAGTAGCTCCCATAAGAAGAATTCATATTTGGTGGGCACCGTATTTTCCAGCAAAATGCCTTCAAGGTATCAACTGTTGGACCAATAAGAATGGGTGGCTTTTCCTTATCTGGATAGACTCGCTCTACCTGACAACCTGATTTGACAGTATATTTTCCATTGTTTGTAAAATGCCATCCTGCTCTATCCGTCATATATGTTTTACTCAGCGGGATGATGGCAATGATCTTTGCATCCTGAGGATCCACTAGAGCCTGAAGTGGCATCAATGAGAGAAACATATCACATGAATGTGATCACTTCACTAACACTAGTCATGTTGATCCGATGATTAAGTTATCTTAACCCAATTCTTGAAGGAAACAAGTATGATTTGTATTGAAATCCTCTCATAGTTTCGAACGATGgctgattttattttgagtgaGTCTTGATTTGAGTAAATAGCTAGTGCTTAATATTAATGTCGACTTAGTAATTTTATCCTAGTAGAGATCAAGGCATTCAACACATTGTCAATGCTGCAAGGAGACGTAATTGTAAATTTGTTTCTCGATCCTTCTTCGTTTTGCGACATGCTTGCAATTTAATTATACAGAAAACAGAAATGTTGCTAAAAATTGTTCAAATTTGTTATTGTCAATTTCATATTCAAATTATTGATTGTTATCCTAAAACTATAGcctaaatacatgtataatatacatatatatctcccttatttatgtttttcttacatcacaaatttgaaaaaaacatctctctctctctctctctctctctctctctctctctctctctctctctctctctctctctctctctctctctctctctctctctctctctctctctctctctctctctctctctctctctctctctctctcaataatCCCCAGTCATAAGATAATCATGATAAGAGAGTCAAGTGAAACTTTTCACTTTGCCTCTCTGGTCATCATTCTGTTATGCTTGTGATTATGTTAACGTGATGTATCAACTGTTTTTCTCAGGTTTTCGAATCTTCCTGTTAGATATGGTTGTATTTAACggtttcatttaatattgtGAATCCATCATGAAAACCCTAACTTCATATCTGAAGCTATAATAGCATTAATATTAGgtttcatttttgtttactATATGTGCCAATTGAGTTTCATGCTGGCAGGGTCGTCAATATCACTTGAAAAATGAGCGGCCGAACAGAGTTtcaatgtaaaaataaaaagaaataatttcttttcaaaatatataaataaattatggtctaaatttcaaaatttagataTAGATTGTCGATTGGATACGGTTGTAATACAAAAGTAGTTAATTTGCTTTACTTCTTTAGTATAGGgtttgaggtttggggtttgggatTTATATCGACTTTTTAAATTAACATGTCATAAAGCATTCTTTATATCGACTTTTTAAATTAACAGCACAACAAAACTCGCTTATGCGATCAAACCACTGATCTACCACATCTTGTGATAGTATAAAGagattttgaaatatattgatttgaaacttagaatttttttgtgTCAGAAAACTtagaataaataattaaatttaatatttatttccaTCTaggttaacttttttttatataaccgAAATGTGATTCCAAAGGCTTTCAAAGCTTAAAGACTGGTCACCATGAGGCCCATAAAAATTGGTATTTTCTTTCCATTTAAAACATTTATGGGTGGCTAAGGAGAATCAAACCCAATGCGAAAATTACTACCAGAGCTTTTTTACCACCAGgctaagaccatctccaatgtattctcctatttttacctctaaaatagagaaactctataatagaaatgtgttttgctccaatgtatttttctaaaatatagatcttcaagtataaatcaaaaaataaagaagaatgctatttcttcctctataaatataagagaaaataacaatctctattttagaggtaaAAATAGAGGTGGGTTGAAATGGTTTTGcttagggctgggcgttcgggtacccattcgggtttcggtttagtccattcggatttcaggttttcggggtcaaagatttcagccccattcggatatttctaaattttggttcgggttcggatttcaggttttcggggtcaaagatttcagtcccattcggatctttgcgggttcggttcgggttcggataacccatttagaatgttttaaattttcaaaattcatatatactttaaattttcaaaatctataagaaagataatatattacatataaattttcataacatatatgtcaaaataccttaatttaacatataaattggttttttgaatatttggataaagaatcaatagatatttaactattttggtgttttcaatatactttagctattttaaacatttacttttgactatttgtatatatttttcgagtattttgaaaaacttaaggtatcttatatatttttaatatacattatatataaaaataatgtatatatttaagtatataaatttatttcagatacattcgggtatccaaaatatttcggtttggatcgggttcggtttcggttctttaaataccgaaattttgaacccgttcgaatatttaatcaatttcggtttgggttcagtgctactttttcggatcgggttcggttcggtttttcgggtttggattttttgcccagccctagttttgcctttaaatactattataaaGGTAAAAATAGAGgagagttggagatgctctaaaacCACTTGATTGggttaatttaattttggatcTGCCAATTTTTATTTGTACGGATGCAATGGTAGATGGTGCTTGTTTGTGTAAATAGTGTTTGCGTTTCTGATGTATAATCGCAATTGCAGCGTGTTGATAATTTTCTCCaaagcataaaaaaaaaatttaactagGAGAAATTTGATTTTGAACCTTAATTTTTTTCCTCGCATGGAACCAACCTGAAATATGGTGTAAAACATTTTTCCTACTGAGTTCTAGAGTAATAAATAGCACTACAAAAGTCAAAGCCTAGCAGAGTAAAGTAGTCAAAAGTATTTACACTATTCTTTTTTAAATACTAACAAGATTATGATCTGTTCTTTTAAAGAAcgagtatattttttgtttaaaatatttttacaaaattaatttttatatttaggttttttaatcatatttagattttttaatcatatttatatttaatattaacttaatttgatataataattctttaaataaataaaatacattattagaccaaaaaatttatcaattggacatgatcctaatttaatagaatagattttttAAGAGAATGAATAAATTTGAAACTtcataaaaaaaacacaacaaaactAATTTATGCATTTAGTTTATCAACT is part of the Raphanus sativus cultivar WK10039 chromosome 5, ASM80110v3, whole genome shotgun sequence genome and harbors:
- the LOC108858423 gene encoding uncharacterized protein LOC108858423 — encoded protein: MDAYMMVTKKKDIEEPTSEEIAAKSDSVAAPVTIEKHVSSAVTSVAEPVVVKACEPITEKQQRELFKWTLEEKRKVKQKNAEEKKRIDEEKAILKQFIGSNTIPTL